The DNA window TCGGCCACGTCATCCACTTTGATCCCCATCCCGAAGTCATAATGCGCCAGCGCGAGGCTCTGCCCGTGGTCTGCCAGTTTGCGCAGCATTGGTTCGGCTTCGCCTTGCAGGAAGTCCTTCTCCGGCGGTACGCAGGATGGATGGCATTGCAGCACCCGATCCATCACCCAGATGCGGCGACCTGGCAGGATCTCGCGCAGGTGATCATATGTGCGGCCATTGCCCAGCCCCATGTCCAGCACATCGCCGTCCAGTTCAGCAATCGTTTCGGCTGCCCAGTTCAGCCCATCCCTCTGGGCGGTGAAGCGGCGCAGCATCGAATCCAGTCGGCTCATCAGGTGGGGTCCTCTTGCAGGGTTTCGGCCATGGTCCAGACGCGGGTGGGGCCGTCCATCAGGCGGAGCAGCACCTCGTGGCTGAACCGCCAGATGTCTTCATCATGAACCAGATGGTGGGTCAACAGCCCATAGGGTTCGGTATTGTCCGCATGCCCTTTGCGACGGTCCTGCAGGTGTTGAACCAATAGCGCAACGAGCTGTTCGGGGGGCCGCAGACTGCGGGTGCCCCGCCAATCTATAGGGTCCAGGTGGGTGTTGATTTCCCACATCCCGGCTGCGGCCAAGGTGGTCTTGCGCGGTGTGGCGGTCGAGAGCACGCGAAACCCAAGCGCAGGCATCTTTGCAACCACGGCCTTGTCGATCCGGTTCCACGGCGGCACAAACATCGGTTGTAGACTTGCCCCAAACAGCTCTTGCAGACGGGCGAAACCTCGGCCTGCTTCTTCTACCATCTCATTGAGAGGGCGGTGCGCGCGAAACTCGGCCTTCTTTTCGGAAACAGGTGCGTGGTTCGCATGTGCCCAGCCGTGCACCACGGGGATCAATTGGGCGTCCGGGTCCATGCGTGCAGCCAGCCCTTCGGTGGCATGAGCCGGGATCACCGCCAAGTGCACGGGAATACCGACGTCAGCCGAAATTTCACTGAGCTGATCCAGCGCCGCAGTCGGCTCAACCGCATCGTCATCGCGCCACCAAAGCGGCAGGGAAAGGCCCGTGGCCCGCCAAAGGGCAAGTTCCCTGTCCAACACTGACCAATCCGCTATCACCTGCGAGCCCCCTGTTGTGACACAACGCTTCTCACGGTTTCGGCAGCCCCATCAAAATCCGCCGCTTGAACGGTGCGGGGTCCTGCAGCCAGAACTTTTTCAACCGCCTGCGCCAACTGCATACTGTTTAGATTTGCACTGCATAGCACGTGAATTCCGGGCAGTGCTTCCAGGCTCTTTGCCCGTAGCGTCTGTTCAACTTCCTGCCCATCATCAAACGGGATCAGAACCGCAGGTGTGCCCGCTTGCAACAGGTCCAGAGCGGTGTTGTAGCCGCACATGCTGACCGAGGCAGCGGCGTGATGCAGCATGTGCCGAAAATCGGGGCGGGCGGGTTCCAGCGTGATGTTCTCTGTTGGCGCGCCTTGCATCAATTCTGCAATCTGGGCAGGTGCTTCCGAACCACCCACCAACAGGCGCCAGCGCCGGTTGGTGATCTTTCGAGCGGCCTCGATGGAAGCGCGAAAGATTGGTGCGCCAACGGATCCACCACCTGCACTGACAAGGATCTCCCCATCGCCCAAGCGATCACGATGTGGACCCGCTGCTAGAGGCGCCACGTAACCTGTGTAGATTAGCTTGTTGGCCAATGCTTCAGAAACAGGCCAGCTTGTCTCTAGCGGGGTGGTGCTAGGGTCCGAATGAACCAGAACCGCATCGTAGAATTCTGCGAGGATGGCTTCGGTCTTTTCGACCTTTCGGGCGTTTGACGGCGGAGCCAGAATGTCCCTGATCGAGCAGTAGGTTTGCGGCGGATTGGGCATCGCGCGCGCTGCTTCCAGCAAAGCCAGAAACTCGTGCTGCAATACCCGACGTCCGAACGGAAAAAGTTCCGTGATCAGCGCATCAGGTTGCACCTCGCGCAGGATATCGACCATCGAATTGGACCGCGCTGCCAAATACGTGTCATCCGCAACCTCACCATCGTCGGTCAGCAGCCGGGTGAAGTTTGTTCCATCCGACCGGAGCGGAGGAAGCGTGCGCAGATCAATCCCGTTGCTGTCCAGCTGCGGCACGGCAAAGCCGCCCGAGATCAATACAACCTCATGACCCTCGAGGGCAAATGCACGACCCAAAGTCAGGGCGCGGCTCAGATGGCCGCTACCCAGCAGATGGGTGACAGCGATCAAGACCTTCATGCGTGGCTCTCTCGGATCAGACGAACAGGCTCGGCCTCAGGCGCAAAGGTATCCAGGTCGACAACAAACAACCGGTTGCGCTTGATCTTGAACGGGGCCTCGCCGTCAAAATCCCAGCCGTGCGCCTTGGCCAGGATCACCCGCATGATCCCGATGTGACACACGGCGATGGTGTCCGTGTGGCGGGACTGAACCCAAGGTTCCACCCGATCCCACAATTCGCGCGGGCTTTCACCGCCGGGCGCACGATAGTCCCATCCCCAATCCTCGATATGGCGAAACCCGCTGCCCTCTTGTGCCAGCAGATCGACACCACGCTTGCCTTCCCAATCGCCCCAATTCATTTCGGTCAGTTCGGGCGCCGTTAGCGGTACGCGATTGGCCACGATTGCGGCAGTTTCACGAGCGCGGTGCAAGGGGCTCGACCACAGTTCGGCCCGGATCCACTCGGGCGGCAGGCTGAATTGCGACAGATCACGGCGCGCTTCATCATCCAGGGGAATGTCGCTGCGCCCCTGAATTTGGCCGGCACGGTTCCAAGAGGTATGGCCATGGCGAAGAAGAGCAAGACGGGTCATCGGGAACCTTTCAAATGCGGGGCAACGGCAGACCAGAACCGCGCGGTTGCGGCAGGCCTGAGGTGGGTGTTTGCGATCATCTCGCGGGCGTTGGCACCCCATGTTGCGCGATGGCCGGGATCGTGCAAGAGCGACATGACCAGAGACGCCAGCGCCTTTGTCCCGACTTCGGTTGCAGGGTACCCATCGCCCAACAGCACATCCCGTACGCCCGGGCGGTCCTGTGCCACCACAGGCAGGCCATGCGCTTGCGCCTCCAGGTAAACCATCCCGAAGGCCTCATTCACGCCTGGCCACAGGAACAGGGACGCCGCGCGATAGGTTTTGTCCAGCGCAGCGCGATCCAACTGCCCCAGAAACCGCACGCGCGATCCATAGGGGGCCATCAAGGCTTCGACCTGTGCTCGGGCGGGGCCGTCGCCTGCGATGTCCAGCTGCCAATCGCCTGTCAGATGTGCAAGCGTTTCGGCGATGATCTCATACGAACGCAGTTTGTCGCCTTCGCGCATCATGCCGGTTGCCAGCATTGGACCCGACAGGGTACTGGCCTCGGGCAGACGAACAGCGGGCAGAAACGGCGGGAAATGCACGAGGGTTTGCGTGCCTGCGCGCTCGCGTTCAAGGGTGATCAGGTCGTTGGCCGTCAAGTAGAATATCACCCGAGCCGCGTCGCAGGCATCATGGGCGGCTTGCGCAAACCCAGACCAGGGGCCGGTCAATCGGCTGTAGGCCCGGGTGCTTTCGATCTGGACGTATGGGATATCCAACGCCGCACAGACGCGGGGCCCGATCAGATCGGGGGCCTTGTAATAGTTGTGGTAGGTGACCCACAGTTCGGTGTCTCGGGGCAGGTCGCGGATCAGGCGGTCAACTTCGGCCTCCGCTTGCTGGCGCAAATCGGCCTGTCGCGCTTCGTCACCGGCCTTGTCATAGATCTTGAGCTCTGAGACCAAATCGACGTCTACGCCGTCGCGTTGACCAATCGCCTGCATCAGGTTGCGCGCCATTTCGCGGTCCCCAGAAGGCACCACGCTGTGGGGCGACTTCATGGGGGCGTAGAATGCGACGCAAGTCATGAGATCATCCGCCCCGCGTCAACTGCGTCAATTGCGTCAACCGGGCGGACAAGCGTGCGATCCCGGGGGCCATCCCGAACTCTCCAACCAGCCGGTCATACGCAGCCGCTGCGTAGGCCTGAGTGCGTGCAGGCTCGGCCGACAATTCACAAATGGCAGAGGCCAATCTGGCCGGATCATCTTCGACCAGCAGGCCATGTGTGCCACTTTCGATGAATTCGGGGATTGCCGACACGGGCGTCGACAGGATCGGCAACATTTGCGAAGCCGCCTCCATCAGCACATTTGGCAAGCCATCGCGATCGCCGTCTTCGGCAATGCGGCTCGGTAGCACGAACAGATCAGCCGCACGCATCGCCTCGATCACCTCGGGTTGGTCACACGCACCGCGCCATGTGATGCGGTTTGCAACACCGGCGTCTTCGGCTTGCGCTGAAAGGGTATCTTTCAAACTGCCACCACCGATGTGGGTCCAATGCCAATCCAGATCTGCAGGCAACCCAGCAAAGGCCGCAATCAGGCGGTCAAAACCCTTCTTTTCGACCAGACGACCAACCGACATCATGTGAAACGGACTGGCCGAGTCGCGCAGCGCGCGCTTTGGGGGGGCGGGAAAACGGGTCAGGTCGAGGCCATGATAGACAAGGTCAACCCGTGCTGCGTCATCGGCCATCTCGCGCAGGTGCTCGGCACCAAAGGCAGTGCACGTCGCGCCAAAGACTGCACCATGCGTGTCTGCACTCAGCTTTTCGCGTTTTTCCCATTCGTCCGACGTCCAGATATCTTTGGCATGGGCCGAAAAGCTCCACGGCAGGCCGCGCATGATCGCCGCGTAGCGCGCGACAGAGGACGGTGTGTGCATGAAGTGCGCATAAAGCCCCTTTGTGCCTTCAGGCAGTTCGGTGGCCAGGACGCAGGCCTGTCCAAAACGCCGGATGCGGTTGTGGGTCAGGTCGCGTGCAAGATCGGCACGCCAGACGCGATAGGCCTCGGCATAGCCCGGTAGGGCCTTTGCCGCCGCGCGGGCGCGCCAGACCCGTTCCGGATCTTCATACAGGTATTCTGGCAAGTACCGCACCCGCGCCTTGATGCGGTCGTGCAGCGGGTGGCGCTTTTTGTCAGTGGGATAGCGCAGCGACCAGATGTCAAAGTCGTGGCCGCTGTCTTCGAGTGCAGCCAGTTCCTGTGCGATGAATGTCTCGGACAGGCGCGGCCAGCCTTTGACCACGATCGCCAGTGGCGGATTTTGGGACGTCATTGAGCGGCTTGTTCCGTCTTGTTGGTCAGCAGTGCGTTCACTCGATGAGTGACATAATCCAGCCCGTCGAGCAGCCCAGATGAGATGGCTTGCGAAGGTTTAGGCTGTGTCGACAGGCCGCGAATGGCCTGGATCATCGCATCAGGCGTCAACCCGTCGCGGGTTTCATCAAGCATGCGTACCAAACCTAGGTCTTCGGCGCGGGAGGCGCGCAACCACTGTTCCAGTCGCGGCGTGGTGCGCGGCACGATGACAGCGGGTTTGTCAAAAGACAGCACTTCGCAAAAGGTGTTGTACCCGCCCATGCAGATCACACCCTGAGCCCCTTTGAACAGAGTTTCGATTTGCGATTCAAAGCCCACTGCCGTGACACGTCCATCAAGGGCTTCGACCCGGGTTTCAAATTCGTCACGCAGCTCGCCCGATAGAAACGGGCCATATACCAGAACTGCACGCGGCGTGAGGGTGGGGTCTTTTTCATAGGCGGTTAGCACAAGGTTAACCATGGCCTTGCCGTCGCCACCCCCGCCAGGGGTGATCAGTACATAAGGCTGCTCAGGCGGCTTGCCGTCGGCACTTGCTTCGCGACGCAAATAGCCGGTCCAATGCATACGGGCCTGCACTTCCGCAGACAGTGGCAATCCGGCTGTGGGGTCATAGACCGACCGCAAGCCATACACCCAGATTTCGTGATAAAATCTTTCGGTTGCAGTCACTGCATCCTTGCGGTCCCATTCAGCCGCCAAAACCTCGGGTTCGTCCAAAACATCGCGCAGACCAAGAACCAGCTTGGTCTTTCCTTCGTTTTGCAGCGTTTCAAGGGTCGGGAGCAATTCGCCACGAAACCCGGTGGGCTCTTTGTCGACGATCAGTACGTCGGGTTCGTATTGTCTGGCCGTGGTGCAGATCAATCCGGACCGCAGGTCGGTGACCTCTTCAATACCCATGCCAATCGTTTGCGAGGCATACGAACCATCGCTGCGTTTGGTGACACCAGGCAACCTTACGTGATCTACCCGTCTTGGGAACGTGAAGCGGCCCGCAACCGGAGAGCCCGTCAGAATCAGAGCCGAAGCCTCTGGATCAGCGGCTGTAATTGCCGCGGCCAATGCGCGTGATCGGCGCAGGTGACCCAGCCCGAAGGTGTCATGGCTGTACAGCATGATACGAGGCGCACGGCGCGCGCCCCTGTGTACCGTCTTGGTTGCGTCTCCACCCATATTCACGTCTTCGACCTCGGTTTTGCGCCGGACAAAGTGTTTGTTTTGAAGGCACCGTAACCAATTGTACGGTGAAATCCAAAGCCTCCAGTATCGGCAGGCGACAATTGGTCAATAGCCAATTGCGCGGGTGCCACATCATCTGCTTCGTCGGCTGGTTGAACGTGCGCCTTGATGCAGGTCAAGCCATGTACGCTCGCGCAGATTTCCGCAACTTTGTCGCATAAAGACAACCGAGAAAAGCCAGATACAGGTGGCGCCCAATTGATCCAGTTGTCCAAGGCGCGTACCGTCATGCCCAAGTCCCGTTGGCAGCCGATCCATGTCGGCAATTTTTCTGCGTGCAGACGTGGCTTGCTTCCAAAACCTGTCCAATCCTTCGTTCTGTCCTAGTATTTGACCTGATCAGGATTGGAAACAGGATTTTGCCAAAGGAAAGGGCAGTTGCATCGGTTCAAGGAGTGTTTCTGTCCATGTCATTATCGTGTCACCAAGTCATTTGAATAACATGCACCCGTCAGATAGGTTCCCTGCCAGGTTCAGTTAACCAAAGAAAGACCTCCATGCTGACCATTGTCCTTCGCATTCTCGCAATGCTGGCGCTGACCATTGCGGTGTCCACGACGGCCGCGCAGGCGCAACTGTCACTCTACTCTGGCGCGTCCGGTTCCAGCAGCAGTGAAACTGCGGCGGACAGCGAACTGGCAAATGCAATCCGCGAGGCGACCGAGGCGGGCGCCAGCGTGATCGTCATCGACAGTTCGGGTAACCTTGCCACGACAGGTCAAACATCGGGATCAAGCGGTGAACCTGACAAGGCCGACCCGATGGGAGAGGCCTCGCAATTGATGCAGGCGCAATCGCAGTGGGCCGAGTTCCGAAAAGCCTTGGAATCAAGGTTGGCAGCTTTGCCGTATTCGATTTTCGAGGTCCAATATATCTTGCGCCAAACCAGCCCGGATGGTCAGATCAGCACCTATTTGTGGGTGCTGGCCATTAACATTGGCCTTCTTCTGATTGGTCGATGGCTTTCAGTCGAAATCTACGGCAAGCGTGTCGCGCGCAAATACGTGGTGTCTCGGATCAAGGAAAACCCGGTTGGTTATCGGGACAAGATGCCGTTCTTGGTATTCCGTTTTGTCATGGGCATCGGCGGCACATTGTTTGCCATGCTCTTTGCCACAATCATCGGGTTGCTGATTTTTGGCGAATCCGAGGACATCTCGATCCAATTCACCGTCACGGCGATCTTTACGGCCTATTTCCTGTCGCGCACGGTGTCCGATCTGTGGCGGATGGTCTTGTCGCCATTTCTGAGCCAGTACCGCATTCCGCCGTTTTCGGACAGAGATGCAAAACGGCTCTACATCTGGGCGTCGGTGTTGGCGACCTATGACATTTCGACGGTTCTTTTTGCCACGTGGGTGGCGGACTTTGGCTTGAACTACAACGTCTATGCCATGGTCTATGGCGTGCTGACGGCTGCTGGGGCGGCGTTCAACGTGCTTATGATCCTGTTCAATGCGCGTGCGATTACCGAAGCTATCCGCGCAGGTCGCAGCAAAGAGCAGGTCTCGTGGATCCTCTGGGCGATCTCAATCGCCTGGGCTCCGGTCCTGATCCTTTACATTGCCTTCAGCTGGTTCGAACTGGCGCTGGATCTGGTTCTTGAGAACCCTGTGCCGATCCCGCTGATTGCTGGAACCTATGGCATCTTCATGTCCGTGGTCGTGGCCTATGGCGCGATGAACTACTTGCTTGAGCGTTACTTTGATCGTTCGCGCAAGGTGCAGGAGATCAACGCTGAGCTGGCCGAGGCTGAAGCGAGCGAAGAGCCCCAAGTTGCGCCGCCGATAGAATTGGCGCATTCGATTTCGACCTATGAGGATCTGGCACGCCGGGTTGCAGGAATTCTGGCCTTTGTCGTTGGGGCCTATGCACTTCTGGTGATCTGGAACCCGGATGCAGATTGGACTCAGGATCTGCCGATGGAACGGTTCCTGGACGTGATGATGATCCTGTTCATCGGCTACGTCGTCTTCCACTTTTTCCGTATCTGGATCGACAGCAAGATCGCCGAAGAGGGCGGAGACATGGAAGAAGGCGAACTGGGCGACGAGGGCGGCGGTTCATCCGCCAGCCGCTTGGCGACCCTGTTGCCCCTGTTCCGGGGCGCGATCCTGGCCGTTGTTGTCGTGTCGATCGTTCTGATTGTGCTGCTGGAAATCGGCATCAACGTGAGCCCGCTGTTTGCGGGTGCCGGTGTTGTTGGTCTGGCGGTGGGTTTCGGCTCGCAAACGTTGGTGCGGGACATCTTCTCGGGCGCGTTTTTCTTGCTGGACGACGCGTTCCGCAAGGGGGAATACATCGACATTGGCGATGTGAAGGGCACGGTCGAAAAGATCTCGGTCCGGTCATTCCAGTTGCGCCACCATCTGGGTGCGCTCAACACCATTCCCTTTGGCGAGATCAAGGTTCTCACGAACTACTCGCGTGACTGGGTGATCATGAAGCTGCCCCTGCGGGTGACCTATGACACAGACGTGGAAAAGGTGCGCAAACTGATCAAGAACCTCGGGAAAGAACTGCTGACCGATCCGGTGATTGGCGACAACTTCATCCAGCCGCTCAAATCGCAGGGCGTGATCGAAATGCAGGATTCCGCGATGATCATCCGGGTCAAGTTCATGACCAAACCGGGCGATCAGTGGCTGGTGCGCAAGCGTGTGTATCAAGACATTCGCGAACTGTTCGCCCGCGAAGGCGTCAAGTTTGCGCACCGCGAGGTCACGGTGCGTCTGGCGGACGAGAAAGAAGCGGGCGATCTGACCCCCAAACAGCGCGAGGCCGTGACAGGCGCCGTTCAAGCGGCCATCGACGAGGATTACCTTGACGATATCGGCCCGGGTGGCGGCGATCGGGATTAAAGCTCGGGGGCGCTCCCGCCCCCTCGGCGCCTTTCTGACGAAAGACACCTCGGGGTTGGGCCCGGCGCCTCGCCTCCGGCTCGGCGCGGTTGCGTTGCCTGGCGGATGGAGCGCACCATCCGCGCCGGGGTAAGCCGTCCTCGTTCGCTTGTCAGAAACAACCCGAGAGAGATGCGCAGCGACGGGGGCAGAGCCCTCATCCCCGCCTATTGCTGATAGGGATCGAGGCTGTCGCGCAGACCATCACCCAGGAAGTTGAACGCCAGCACCACGATGATGATCGGGATCATCGGGATAGCGGTCCATGGATAGATCTCGATTGAGGCCAGGTTTTGCGCATCGTTCAGCATCACGCCCCAGCTGACCGCCGGTGCCCGCAAGCCCAAACCCAGGAAGCTGAGTGCCGTTTCACCCAGGATCATCGCCGGAATCGACAGCGTGGCGCTGGCGATCAGGTGGCTCATGAAGTTGGGCAGCAGGTGCTTGCGGATCACCCGACCCGAGCTTGCACCCATCATTTCCGCTGCGCGTACGTATTCCTCTTCACGCAACGACAGGAACTTAGCGCGGACCGCACGGGCGAGGCCCGGCCAGTCCAGGATGCCGAGGATGATCGAGATGATGAAGAAGACGGCCACCGGCCCCCAGTTCGACGGCACGGCCGCCGACAAAGCCAGCCAAAGCGGCAGTTCGGGCAGGGATCGCAGGATCTCGATCACGCGATTGATGACCCAGTCGATGCGACCGCCAAAGTAGCCCGCAATCGAGCCAAGCAGGATGCCCAGAAAGAAGGACACAGATATGCCGATCAGGCCAACGGTGAGCGAGAGTTGCGCGCCATAAAGGATGCGGCTGAACACATCGCGTCCCAAACGGTCGGATCCCCACAGGAACAATGTGGCCCCGTCAGGGGCGCAGAACAGATGCGTGTCGCTGGGGATGAAACCGGCCAAGCTGTACTCGGCGCCTTCGCAAAAGAACTCGAGCGGTACCGGCGTCGTGGTGTCTGGCTTGAACACCCACTGGAACGTTTCCAGGTCTGCCTCTGCCGTGATGGGGTAGACAAAGGGACCCAGGAATTCGCCCTCGTGCACCCAATGCACGGCCTGTGGCGGAGCATAAAGGTGATCCGAGTTCCGCTCATTCGCTCCATAGGGCGCGATGAAACCGGCAAAGGGCAGCATCAAATAGCAAAACAGCAGAAAGATGCCCGAGATCAAGCCCAGCTTGTGGGTCTTGAACTTGCGCCAGATAAGCACCCAATTGGGCGCGTCCAGATCGCGGCGTTCCAGCTGTTGGATCGAAACCTGCGGGTCGTATGGCGCGTCGTCGACGTAGCGCCCGTCTGGAAGTTTGGTCATGACTCGCGCCCCTCGTACCTGATGCGCGGGTCAAGCATGACCAGCAGGATGTCTGATATCATGGTGCCTATGAGCGTAAGCAAGGCCACAAACATCAGGATGAATGCTGAAAGGAATTGATCCTGTGTCTTGAGCGCAGTCAGCAGGGCCGGACCAATGGTTTGCAGACCCATCACAACCGAGACCAGAACCGAACCCGAAACCATCGAGGGCAGCAGGTTTCCGATGTCGGCCACAAAGGGGTTGAAGGCCACGCGCAGCGGGTACTTTGTCAGCATCCGGCTGGGGGCCATGCCTTTGGCAATCGCCGTTTCCACGTAGGGTTTTCCCAACTCGTCGAGCATATTGGCACGCAGGCGTTGCATCATGGCCGATGCACCAGCTGTGCCGATCACGATGGTGGGCACGATCAGGTGAACCATGATCGACTTGATTTTCTCCCAATTCAGCGGCTGCCCTTCGAACGAGGGATCCATCAAGCCACCGATGGGAATGTTCAGGTACTTGCGACCGTAATAATACAGGATCAACGCCAGCAGGAAGTTCGGCGTGGCCAGACCCAGATAGCCGACAAAGGCTGAGGTATAGTCGATCCATGTGCGCGACTTGGCGGCGGCGATCACACCCAGGGGCAGGGCCAAGGCATAGACGAACACGATGGCGGCCATGTTGACCAGAACCGTCAGCCACAGGCTGTCACCGACGATCTCGCGCACGGGACGGTCGAATTCGAACGACCAGCCAAAGTTGCCCTGGATCAGGCCAGAGAAGCCATGCGGGCCGGGCATGAAGCCCATCCAGATCATGTATTGCTCCCACAGAGCGCGGTCCAAAGCGTATTCCTTGCGCAGGAATTCGGCCTTGGCGACGCCCGCGGATTGGCCCGAGGCCTTGAGCTCGGCGATCTGGTTCGACAGGTAATCACCGGGGGGCAGGTTGATGATCACGAACACCAGCACCGACACCACCAGCAGGGTCAGCAGCATGGTGCCAAAGCGATAAATTGCGTAGCGCAGGATGCTCATTCAGCTTGTCCCGTCACTCGGCCATGAAAAATTCATCGGGGCGGTGAACGCCGAAATGTGCACCAGGGTCCCAGGCCCAAAGGCCCTTCTTGGGCACATTGCGCATCCGGTTCGACACGACGATGGGTTGCGGGGCTTCGGCCAGAATGCCAATGCCATAGAGCTGTTCCGAGTGGATATCCAGCATCTCGCTCCAGGCGGCTGCGCGTTGTTCATCTGTATCGGCGCGGTCCCAATTCAAGGCCAACTCCATCAGGCGCTGCGCCTCGGGCATGTCGGGCGCTTCGCCGACGTCACCGTTGGTTTGGTAATGCTGACCCCATTTGGGCCAGGCCAAGAACTCCTGATGGCGGGGCGCGAGATAATCGGGCGAGGTATAGGTCTGCGGGATACCATTGTCCCAGCCAAACCAGACCGAGGCCATGGTGCTGCCGGCATAAACCCGGTTGCGCAGGATATCGCGATCCAGCGGGCGCATGACCAGTTTGACGCCGATCTCGCGCCAGGTATCGGTCACGATCTGCAACGCGTTTTCAACCTCTTGCCGCTCACCTGCGGTCTCAATCACGATCTCCATGGGGCGGCCATCTGGCAGCATTCGGATGCCGTTGCCATCGCGTTTGTTCAATCCGGCCTCATCCAGCAGAGCATTGGCGGTTTCGGGGTCAAACGCAGCCCAGGCATCGCGGCGTTCCTGTTTGAAGAACGGCGAGGCGGGCAGCACGGTCATCGACCCGGGCTTGGCCAGCTTGAAATAGAGCGCCTGATTGATGGTTTTGCGGTCGATGCCAAGTGACAGCGCCCGACGCACGCGCACATCACGCATGATTTCACGCCAGACCGGATCGGCGTAGTTCAGGTTGGGATAGATCGCGATCTGCGAGGCCACGCCGGTTTGCCACAGGTTGGTCTTGTAATTCCCGTCAGCTTCGCCCTTTTTCAGGATCGACGTGTCGCGAAAGTCCAGCCCGCGCCCCTGCAGGTCAACCTCGCCCGCGTTGGATTTGGCGGCGACCAGACCGGGGGCCACGATCTCCATTTCAACGATGTCGATATAGGGCAGTTGCACGCCGTTGCTGTCGATGCGGTGGTAATAGGGGTTGCGGACAAAGTTGTGGCGGATCTTCTTGCCGGCGCTGGCGTTGATCCAAGGTTGCAAGGTGGGCAGTTCGGAATTGTCGAACTTGTACATGTTGTCGCGCTTGTTGTGCAGCGCGGCCCAGCTTTTGACACGGGCCTCTTCGACTTTGACCGCCAGTTGCTCGGGTTCGGCGAAATCGCCGTGGTAGTCCTTCAGGAAATGCGCCGGGCGGTAGATGAACGGCGGGCGCGCCTGAGCGAGCGATTGCAGGAAGTTGGGGTTGGGATGCTCCCATTCATACACAACGGTCAACTCGTCGGGGAACGAGACCTTGGGCAACTCACCCTCGATACGCAGGAAATCAAGCGGGCCGGCGGGGCTGAGCAGCGGGTTGTTGGCGACGTCTTCCCACCAGTATCTGAAATCGTCCGAGGTGAACGGCGCGCCATCCGACCATTTGTGACCCGGTCGCAGGCGCAAGGTGAACTTGCGGTTGTTTTCATTCTCAAAGGACGCCAGCAGGTCTGGCACCAGCTCGTAATTTTCGTTGTAGCCGACCAGACGGGCATAGCCGTACACGACCATCTGCCGAATATCTTTGGACCGGGTCACCATGGTCGACAGCGTGCCGCCTTGCAGGCCGAACTCGCGGCCTTTGGCCTCGAGATCGACAATGATCGGCTCGTCCGGGATGCGTTCGTTGACCGGGGGCAGGTCGCCGGCTTCAACTTCGGCCTGCCAGAAAGTGCTTTCCTGCAGCGGCGGGATCGGGTTCGCTCCGGCGGGCATCAGGCTGGCGATCACCAGCGATGCGGCAAGAAACAGAGAGCGGCGGTTTGGTTCAAACATGACAGCGTACCTTATGGCCGGGTTCCAGCTCTACCAATGAAGGTACCATGGTGTCTGTGAAACGGAAGGCTTCGGCCCATTTTTCAGGAGAGCCGGCGCCTTGGGCGACCAGTTTGAGGTTGATGGGGCGTTCGATATCCGGCTCGGGT is part of the Falsiruegeria litorea R37 genome and encodes:
- a CDS encoding polysaccharide deacetylase family protein, with product MLDRELALWRATGLSLPLWWRDDDAVEPTAALDQLSEISADVGIPVHLAVIPAHATEGLAARMDPDAQLIPVVHGWAHANHAPVSEKKAEFRAHRPLNEMVEEAGRGFARLQELFGASLQPMFVPPWNRIDKAVVAKMPALGFRVLSTATPRKTTLAAAGMWEINTHLDPIDWRGTRSLRPPEQLVALLVQHLQDRRKGHADNTEPYGLLTHHLVHDEDIWRFSHEVLLRLMDGPTRVWTMAETLQEDPT
- a CDS encoding glycosyltransferase family protein is translated as MKVLIAVTHLLGSGHLSRALTLGRAFALEGHEVVLISGGFAVPQLDSNGIDLRTLPPLRSDGTNFTRLLTDDGEVADDTYLAARSNSMVDILREVQPDALITELFPFGRRVLQHEFLALLEAARAMPNPPQTYCSIRDILAPPSNARKVEKTEAILAEFYDAVLVHSDPSTTPLETSWPVSEALANKLIYTGYVAPLAAGPHRDRLGDGEILVSAGGGSVGAPIFRASIEAARKITNRRWRLLVGGSEAPAQIAELMQGAPTENITLEPARPDFRHMLHHAAASVSMCGYNTALDLLQAGTPAVLIPFDDGQEVEQTLRAKSLEALPGIHVLCSANLNSMQLAQAVEKVLAAGPRTVQAADFDGAAETVRSVVSQQGARR
- a CDS encoding glycosyltransferase, giving the protein MTCVAFYAPMKSPHSVVPSGDREMARNLMQAIGQRDGVDVDLVSELKIYDKAGDEARQADLRQQAEAEVDRLIRDLPRDTELWVTYHNYYKAPDLIGPRVCAALDIPYVQIESTRAYSRLTGPWSGFAQAAHDACDAARVIFYLTANDLITLERERAGTQTLVHFPPFLPAVRLPEASTLSGPMLATGMMREGDKLRSYEIIAETLAHLTGDWQLDIAGDGPARAQVEALMAPYGSRVRFLGQLDRAALDKTYRAASLFLWPGVNEAFGMVYLEAQAHGLPVVAQDRPGVRDVLLGDGYPATEVGTKALASLVMSLLHDPGHRATWGANAREMIANTHLRPAATARFWSAVAPHLKGSR
- a CDS encoding class I SAM-dependent methyltransferase is translated as MSRLDSMLRRFTAQRDGLNWAAETIAELDGDVLDMGLGNGRTYDHLREILPGRRIWVMDRVLQCHPSCVPPEKDFLQGEAEPMLRKLADHGQSLALAHYDFGMGIKVDDVAEAARLSPLIAAVMKPGALLVSGQPLVGFRQIKGPETIAPDRYLFYRA
- a CDS encoding glycosyltransferase family 4 protein translates to MTSQNPPLAIVVKGWPRLSETFIAQELAALEDSGHDFDIWSLRYPTDKKRHPLHDRIKARVRYLPEYLYEDPERVWRARAAAKALPGYAEAYRVWRADLARDLTHNRIRRFGQACVLATELPEGTKGLYAHFMHTPSSVARYAAIMRGLPWSFSAHAKDIWTSDEWEKREKLSADTHGAVFGATCTAFGAEHLREMADDAARVDLVYHGLDLTRFPAPPKRALRDSASPFHMMSVGRLVEKKGFDRLIAAFAGLPADLDWHWTHIGGGSLKDTLSAQAEDAGVANRITWRGACDQPEVIEAMRAADLFVLPSRIAEDGDRDGLPNVLMEAASQMLPILSTPVSAIPEFIESGTHGLLVEDDPARLASAICELSAEPARTQAYAAAAYDRLVGEFGMAPGIARLSARLTQLTQLTRGG
- a CDS encoding histidine phosphatase family protein, which codes for MTRLALLRHGHTSWNRAGQIQGRSDIPLDDEARRDLSQFSLPPEWIRAELWSSPLHRARETAAIVANRVPLTAPELTEMNWGDWEGKRGVDLLAQEGSGFRHIEDWGWDYRAPGGESPRELWDRVEPWVQSRHTDTIAVCHIGIMRVILAKAHGWDFDGEAPFKIKRNRLFVVDLDTFAPEAEPVRLIRESHA